Proteins from a genomic interval of Pecten maximus chromosome 13, xPecMax1.1, whole genome shotgun sequence:
- the LOC117341484 gene encoding uncharacterized protein LOC117341484, translated as MHLNIGTIHSAVSLNRPDGSSAGTCLAPLGGVNGGCTTGLTQDVTTGITTYSIASVSRTRDQGVWTSTHQSDTGSISITVLTIPTLTVSQSVSSMTLSPGISNTQSLSITVTCAYPAASLSLSFVPTVGGTAINAPSSTSTCSSTGNTWCTDTYANSYDCEIVSQYETTLSSDTAYYIQVAVNLDGQYQSIGMAPIINDTEIIVQGTSADVGVIDTRVLC; from the exons ATGCATCTCAACATCGGAACAATACATTCAGCAGTAAGCTTGAACAGACCAGATGGATCATCAGCTGGAACCTGTTTAGCTCCATTAGGAGGGGTCAATGGAGGATGCACTACAGGTTTAACACAGGATGTAACCACTGGAATAACGACATACAGTATAGCATCTGTATCACGGACCAGAGACCAAGGTGTTTGGACAAGTACACATCAAAGTGATACTGGGAGCATTAGCATAACTGTATTGA cAATTCCTACGCTAACTGTAAGTCAGTCAGTATCGTCTATGACGCTGTCACCCGGTATTAGTAATACCCAAAGTTTGTCCATCACAGTGACGTGTGCATATCCAGCAGCCTCACTCAGCTTGTCCTTTGTG CCGACTGTAGGAGGTACTGCAATAAATGCCccatcatcaacatcaacatgtTCCTCTACTGGTAACACTTGGTGTACTGATACATATGCCAACAGTTATGACTGTGAAATTGTATCGCAATATGAGACAACTCTGTCATCCGATACAGCATACTACATACAAGTAGCAGTCAATCTTGATGGACAGTACCAATCTATTGGAATGGCACCCATCATCAATGATACAGAGATAATAGTGCAAG GTACAAGTGCTGATGTTGGTGTTATAGATACCCGTGTTTTgtgttaa